One region of Skermanella mucosa genomic DNA includes:
- a CDS encoding M20 family metallopeptidase: protein MDKGIASDGGLPDGGLRQAVIDAVDALQDANVALLSALVGEPSTLGNEQGAQAVMESAFADLGLEVDRFAIDEDAIRALPGYSPSVMSYDGRENVVGIHRPRGATGRSLILNGHIDVVPEGPGELWSNPPYEPVVRDGRLFGRGSGDMKAGIAAYTTAFRALRELGFAPAAPVYLQSVVEEECTGNGALACLHRGYRADAAVIPEPFDHTLMTAQLGVMWVRLTVTGKPAHVLDTSAGSNAIESAFALMDRLRRLEERWNEPGHRHPAYADHRHPVNFNLGRIEGGEWTSSVPSRCTIDVRIGFYPGMTTAEVRDAVLGTVREAERELGGLRVEVEWRGFQAEGCVIDRQHPMMRMLADSHRTVLGGEPADLAATCTTDARFFNLYGNTPATCYGPEAAGIHGIDESVSLDSLRDVTRVLALFMAGWCGLERAG, encoded by the coding sequence ATGGACAAGGGTATTGCTTCCGACGGCGGGCTTCCGGACGGGGGATTGCGGCAGGCCGTCATCGACGCGGTTGACGCGCTCCAGGACGCCAACGTGGCGCTGCTGTCCGCCCTGGTGGGGGAACCCTCCACGCTCGGCAACGAACAGGGCGCCCAGGCCGTGATGGAATCGGCGTTCGCCGATCTGGGACTGGAGGTGGACCGCTTCGCCATCGACGAGGACGCGATCCGCGCCCTGCCCGGCTACTCCCCCTCGGTCATGTCCTATGACGGGCGGGAGAATGTGGTGGGCATCCACCGGCCGCGCGGGGCGACGGGGCGCTCGCTCATCCTGAACGGCCATATCGACGTGGTTCCCGAAGGACCGGGAGAGCTCTGGAGCAACCCGCCCTATGAGCCCGTGGTGCGCGACGGGCGGCTGTTCGGCCGTGGCTCCGGCGACATGAAGGCCGGGATCGCCGCCTACACCACCGCCTTCCGGGCGCTCCGCGAGCTGGGGTTCGCCCCGGCGGCGCCGGTCTATCTCCAGTCCGTGGTGGAGGAGGAATGCACCGGCAACGGCGCGCTGGCCTGCCTCCACCGCGGCTACCGCGCCGACGCCGCGGTCATCCCCGAGCCCTTCGACCACACCCTCATGACGGCGCAGCTGGGCGTGATGTGGGTGCGCCTGACCGTCACCGGCAAGCCGGCGCATGTGCTGGACACCTCGGCCGGGAGCAACGCCATCGAGAGCGCCTTCGCCCTGATGGACCGTCTGCGCCGGCTGGAGGAGCGCTGGAACGAGCCGGGACATCGCCATCCCGCATACGCCGACCACCGCCATCCCGTGAACTTCAACCTGGGCAGGATCGAGGGCGGCGAATGGACGTCCTCGGTTCCGTCGCGCTGCACGATCGACGTCCGGATCGGCTTCTATCCCGGCATGACCACGGCCGAGGTGCGCGACGCCGTCCTGGGAACCGTGCGCGAGGCGGAAAGGGAGCTGGGCGGGCTGCGGGTCGAGGTGGAGTGGCGGGGCTTCCAGGCCGAGGGCTGCGTGATCGACCGACAGCACCCGATGATGCGCATGCTGGCCGACAGCCACCGGACGGTGCTCGGCGGCGAACCGGCCGACCTGGCCGCGACCTGCACCACCGATGCCCGCTTCTTCAATCTCTACGGAAACACGCCGGCCACCTGCTACGGCCCCGAGGCCGCCGGCATCCACGGCATCGATGAGTCCGTGTCGCTCGACAGCCTGCGGGACGTGACGCGGGTCCTCGCCCTGTTCATGGCGGGCTGGTGCGGCCTGGAGAGGGCCGGCTGA
- a CDS encoding DMT family transporter codes for MGSHAEAPSAGTIPDARQTVAKVVLILAIGLFWGGNWPAVKTVLFELPPITLRAIGFSTGALALLAWARARGLPLKVPAAEMPWLAATGLLNILAFNLCTAFAQLMMPTSRAAIIAFTMPVWAALLAIPFLGERPGGRQVVGLTLGLGGLLVLLGPEALRGGAGNLAGPLLVITAAVSWALGTVLMKRRGIWESHAVVVTGWQYALSALPVIVLAAVLESAPGPASWHLSTWLALGYHLVFSICVAQILWFVIVKRLTVAQSTIATLVIPVVGVAGSVLVLGDPLTARVLVSLALVVSAVACVMVRRRRNG; via the coding sequence ATGGGCTCGCACGCCGAAGCACCGTCCGCCGGCACCATTCCCGATGCCCGGCAGACCGTCGCGAAGGTCGTGCTGATCCTGGCGATCGGGCTGTTCTGGGGCGGCAACTGGCCGGCGGTGAAAACGGTGCTGTTCGAGTTGCCGCCCATCACGCTCCGCGCCATCGGCTTCTCCACGGGAGCGCTGGCGCTGCTGGCCTGGGCACGGGCCAGGGGACTCCCGCTGAAGGTGCCTGCTGCGGAAATGCCGTGGCTGGCGGCGACGGGTCTGCTCAACATCCTCGCCTTCAATCTCTGCACGGCCTTCGCGCAGCTGATGATGCCGACCTCGCGCGCCGCCATCATCGCCTTCACCATGCCGGTCTGGGCCGCCCTGCTGGCGATCCCCTTCCTGGGCGAGCGGCCGGGCGGGCGGCAGGTCGTCGGCCTGACGCTCGGGCTGGGCGGGCTGCTGGTCTTGCTCGGTCCGGAAGCCCTGCGGGGTGGAGCCGGGAACCTTGCGGGACCGCTCCTGGTCATCACTGCGGCCGTGTCCTGGGCCCTGGGGACCGTGCTGATGAAACGGCGCGGCATTTGGGAGAGCCACGCCGTCGTGGTGACCGGCTGGCAATACGCCCTGTCGGCCCTGCCGGTGATCGTCCTGGCGGCCGTGCTGGAGTCCGCGCCGGGGCCGGCCTCCTGGCACCTGTCGACCTGGCTGGCCCTGGGCTATCACCTCGTCTTCTCCATCTGCGTCGCGCAGATCCTGTGGTTCGTCATCGTCAAGCGGCTCACCGTCGCGCAATCGACCATCGCCACCCTGGTGATACCGGTGGTGGGCGTCGCCGGCTCCGTCCTGGTCCTCGGCGACCCGCTGACGGCGCGCGTGCTGGTCTCGCTCGCCCTGGTGGTTTCCGCCGTCGCCTGCGTCATGGTGCGGCGGCGCCGGAACGGATGA
- a CDS encoding cupin domain-containing protein: MTDTASRPKATPHQHLENGRTRVTEWRFAPGAETGAHTHEYDYVIVPVTRSRMRLEMPDGTVNHAELEPGRSYFRSAGVSHNVINDGDGDLVFVEVEFLEPASARS; encoded by the coding sequence ATGACCGACACTGCCTCCCGCCCCAAGGCGACGCCGCACCAGCACCTCGAGAACGGCCGCACCCGCGTCACCGAGTGGCGCTTCGCGCCGGGTGCCGAGACGGGCGCCCATACCCACGAGTACGACTACGTGATCGTCCCGGTCACCCGCAGCCGCATGCGGCTGGAAATGCCGGACGGCACGGTGAACCATGCCGAGTTGGAGCCCGGCCGGAGCTATTTCCGCTCCGCCGGCGTGTCGCACAACGTGATCAACGACGGCGACGGCGATCTCGTCTTCGTGGAGGTCGAGTTCCTGGAGCCCGCTTCGGCCCGGTCATAG